CCAGAAGAGGTGTAGCCAGAGGAGCGGAGTGCCGTCGCCGTGGCCCACGATCTGCCCGTTGACCAGATCGCCCATCGGCACGAAGAATGCCGTGCCCAGGTGGCGGTCGCACAGCAGCAGCACCGCCGCGGCAAAGAGCACGCTGAAGACGAGCACCGTGATCATCGAAGCCACAAGCCACGACCAGACGGTAAGAGGCATCCGCCCAAGCGTCATCCCCGGGCACCGCTCCGCGACGATGGTGGTGAGCATATTCACCGAAGCCAGAGTGGAGGCCACACAAAAGATTCCGATGCTGATCAGCCAGAAATCCATGCCGAGAGCCTGGCCAGGCCCCGCACTGGCGACGGCGCTGAAGGGGGGATAGCTGGTCCAGCCGGAGATCGGCGCTCCCCCGGGCACGAAGAAGGCCGCAAACAGCACCAGCAGCGAAAGGGCAGTCAGCCAGAAAGAGATGGCGTTGACGATGGGCAGAGCCATCTGGCGGCTGCCGATCTGCTCCGGCAGCACGAGATTCGCAAATCCACTCTGCGGCGCGGTAGTGAGCACGAAGAAGACCATCAGGGTGCCATGGATGGTGACCAGCGCCAGGTAATCCTCCGGCTTCATCGTGCCCCAGAACGGCATGGGCACATCCGGCCATGCCAGGTGAATGCGCATCAGCAGCGAGAGGGAAGCACCAACGACGACAGCCACCAGAGCGAGCAGCAGGTACTGGATGCCAATAGTGCGGTGAGCGGTGGTGAAGATGTATCGCCGAATCCAGGAAGGCCGCTGCGGCGGGGCAGCATCGGAGTCCTGGGGCACCTGCGCGGATTCGAGGGGGCCTGTCACTGTGCGCTCCCCGTGGCGGCGTTCACGGCGCGTACTCCGGCCTCACGGCCGGCCAGCCAGCGAGCATATTCGGCGGGCGGCAGCACACGCAGCTTTGCCTGCATCCTGGCATGGCCCAGGCCGCAGACCTGACTGCAGAGAATGGGGTACTCGCCTGGCACCTCGGGAGTGAAGTGCACATGCAGCACCATCCCCGGCACGGTGTTCTGTTTGAGCCGCATGGCGGGTACAAAGAATCCGTGAATGACATCGTGCGCGCGCAATGTAACGTCCACTTCGCGTCCGGCGGGCAGAACGAGCTCGCTGGCGACGATATCGTCGGCGCCGCGAGGGTCTCTGCGATCCAGCCCCAGCGGATTGCCTGCTGCTGCGTTGACCAGCTCCGGCCGCGTTAACCCAAAGGTAGCGTCCTCTCCGGGATAGCGGAAATACCACTGGAACTGGACGCCGACGACCTCGACCTGCATCGCTCCCGGCGACGCGCCTTCGAAGCGATTTGCCGCCCAGAGCCGCTGCGCCGTAATTGCCATCCAGATATACAGAGCACAGAGCAGCGTGAGAGGAAGCGCCTCCATGATCCACATGCTGGGAGCGTGCGGTGTGCCCGGACGAGGGCGCCGCAGGATTGCGATAAGCAGCAACAGGTGGGCGAGCAGAAAGCAGAGGCCCAGGGCCGCCAGGTTCCAGCGCATCAGATGATCGACAACGACGCCATGCAGCGAGGCATTTGGAGGCATCCACCACTGCGAGCTGGCCGCCAGCGGCGAGAACCGCGCATAGCTAGATCCAGTGCAGATCGCGATGGCCGGAAAGGGTGTCGCCAGCGGCATGGGAGGTTTGCCTTAAACGTGCGATTTTTGCGTCTTTGCCTGCTGCACCATCTCAACGAAGAGACGATGAATCCGCCTGTCGCTGGAGAGCTCCGGGTGAAAGGTGGCAGCAAGCAGGTTTCCCTGACGCACCAGGACAGGGAAGCTGTCGCGCTCGGCGAGTACTTCTACGTCAGGACCGACCCGCGTGATGCGCGGAGCCCGGATGTAGACCATCTCCAGTGGGCCTCCAGGCAGTTTGGATGGGCCCTGTTCAATGGAGCTGTCAATCTGCCGGCCATAGGCATTGCGTTCGACGGTAGCGTGCAGAACAGCCAGGCTTTCCTGCTGCGGGTGAAGTACCTCGTCCGCCAGCAGAATGCATCCTGCACACGTGCCGAAGGTGGGCTTGGAGCGGACAAAGGCAGCGAGGTCCGCGAGAAAGCCATCCCGCTCAAGAAATTTGAGGAAGGTGGTGGATTCGCCGCCCGGAAGGATGAGCCCGTCGAGGCCGCTTAATTGTTCAGGCTTGCGAACCAGGACAGCGTTCGCACCAGCCTCTTCGAGCGCCTGAACATGTGCCGCGTAGTCGCCTTGAATGGCGAGCACACCGATCGTCACCGGCGTGCTCGCTGAGTTGTCCCTGGGGTCCGATGGCACCGTCTCCGCTCCGTTACCAGCCACGGGTCTGCAGGAGCTGGGATTCCTCGATGCCTGAAATCGCCAGGCCCTTCATCGAGCCGGTAACCTGCTCACTGGCTTCGGCGAGGATCTTGGGGTCGTTATAGTGCGTCGTGGCAATAACGATAGCCTTGGCGCGTGACTCCGCCTCCTCCCGCTCCTTGCGATTGCGCACGTTGCCCTGATCGTCGAGTTCAACATCCAGTGGCGTCGAGCCTTCCTTCATGAAGATGCCGGAGCCGACGAAGACCGCCTCGGCGCCCAGTTGCATCATCAGTGCGGCATCCGCGGGAGTCGCAATACCACCAGCGGAAAAATTCGGTACTGGAAGCTTGCCCGTCTTGGCAACCATGCGGATCAGTTCGTAAGGAGCCTGGTGATTCTTGGCAGCGGTATAGAGCTCTTCCTCACTGAGCACGGTCAAGGCGCGCATCTCGCCGACGATCTGGCGCATGTGCTTGACAGCGTGGACCACGTCTCCGGTTCCCGCCTCGCCCTTGGTGCGGATCATGGCCGCACCCTCGGCAATGCGCCGCAGAGCCTCGCCAAGGTTGCGCGCACCGCAGACGAATGGTGTCTTGAAGGCGTGCTTATCGATGTGATGCGCCTCGTCGGCGGGAGTCAGCACCTCGGACTCGTCGATGAAGTCAACGCCAAGTTCCTGAAGAATCTGCGCCTCGGCAAAGTGCCCGATGCGTGCCTTGGCCATGACGGGGATCGAGACGGTAGAAATGATGGCCTTGATGAGACTTGGCCGGGCCATGCGAGCGACGCCGCCCTCGGCACGGATCATTGCCGGAACCCGCTCCAGCGCCATTACCGCGGTCGCACCGGCCTGTTCCGCTATGCGGGCCTGTTCCACGCTCATGACGTCCATAATGACGCCACCCTTGAGCATCTCCGCCAAGCCGACCTTAAGCCGTAGCCCGGTGCTGCCGGAATGGTTGCCGTTTGTGTTCAGCTCTGCCATGGTCTTGCCTCCTCAAGTGTGCCCGCAGCGCTCAAAAGTCGGGGGTGGATGTTCCGGATGCGCTTGGTGGGCGACTACTGGTGAAGCACCAGTTTAGCAGCTTCTGGCGCGTCTATTTCGCAGGCGTGCCGCCAGAGATTGGCGATAGTCACTCGCAGGCCAATTTGCGTGGCAAAGACACCGGCAACACGTTCCCGCGAGAGGTTACGACT
This sequence is a window from Acidisarcina sp.. Protein-coding genes within it:
- the pdxT gene encoding pyridoxal 5'-phosphate synthase glutaminase subunit PdxT codes for the protein MAGNGAETVPSDPRDNSASTPVTIGVLAIQGDYAAHVQALEEAGANAVLVRKPEQLSGLDGLILPGGESTTFLKFLERDGFLADLAAFVRSKPTFGTCAGCILLADEVLHPQQESLAVLHATVERNAYGRQIDSSIEQGPSKLPGGPLEMVYIRAPRITRVGPDVEVLAERDSFPVLVRQGNLLAATFHPELSSDRRIHRLFVEMVQQAKTQKSHV
- the pdxS gene encoding pyridoxal 5'-phosphate synthase lyase subunit PdxS, yielding MAELNTNGNHSGSTGLRLKVGLAEMLKGGVIMDVMSVEQARIAEQAGATAVMALERVPAMIRAEGGVARMARPSLIKAIISTVSIPVMAKARIGHFAEAQILQELGVDFIDESEVLTPADEAHHIDKHAFKTPFVCGARNLGEALRRIAEGAAMIRTKGEAGTGDVVHAVKHMRQIVGEMRALTVLSEEELYTAAKNHQAPYELIRMVAKTGKLPVPNFSAGGIATPADAALMMQLGAEAVFVGSGIFMKEGSTPLDVELDDQGNVRNRKEREEAESRAKAIVIATTHYNDPKILAEASEQVTGSMKGLAISGIEESQLLQTRGW